A DNA window from Pithys albifrons albifrons isolate INPA30051 chromosome 7, PitAlb_v1, whole genome shotgun sequence contains the following coding sequences:
- the LOC139674332 gene encoding olfactory receptor 14J1-like → MPNSSSISQFLLLPLADTRQLQLLHLWLFLGISLAALLGNGLIISAVACDHHLHTPRHFFLLNLSLTDLGCICTTVPKAMHNSLWDTTTISYTGCAAQLFCFLFFIVTEFSLLAIMCYDRYVAICKPLHYGTLLGSRACAHMAAAAWASGFLNALLHTANSFSLPLCQGNALGQFFCEIPQILKLSCSHSYLREIGLLLVSACLASACFIFIVFSYVQIFRAVLRIPSEQGRHKAFSTCLPHLAVVSLFLSTAVFSYLKPLSISSPSLDVVVAVLYSVVPPTLNPLIYSLRNQELKDALSKMMTGCFSGPINGLFFSAQHSLCNAL, encoded by the coding sequence atgcccaacagcagctccatcagccagttcctcctcctgccattggcagacacgcggcagctgcagctcctgcacttgtggctcttcctgggcatctccctggctgccctcctgggcaacggcctcatcatcagcgccgtagcctgcgaccaccacctgcacacccccaggcacttcttcctgctcaacctgtccctcacagacctgggctgcatctgcaccactgtccccaaagccatgcacaactccctctgggacaccacaaccatctcctacacaggatgtgctgcacagctattttgctttttgttcttcatcgtgacagagttttccctcctcgccatcatgtgctacgaccgctacgttgccatctgcaaacccctgcactacgggaccctcctgggcagcagagcttgtgcccacatggcagcagctgcctgggccagtggctttctcaatgctctgctgcacacagccaattcattttccctgcccctgtgccagggcaatgctctgggccagttcttctgtgaaatcccacagatcctcaagctctcctgctcacactcctacctcagggaaattgGACTCCTTCTGGTTAGTGCCTGTCTAGCATCTGcgtgtttcattttcatagttttctcctatgtgcagatcttcagggctgtgctgaggatcccctctgagcagggacggcacaaagccttttccacgtgcctccctcacctggctgtggtctccctgtttctcagcactgctgtgttttcctacctgaagccactctccatctcctccccatctctggatgtggtggtggcagttctATATTCGGTGGTTCCTccaacactgaaccccctcatctacagcctgaggaatcAGGAACTCAAGGATGCCCTGAgcaaaatgatgactggatgcttttcaggaCCAATAAATGGCCTGTTTTTTTCAGCTCAACACTCATTGTGTAATGCCCTGTAA
- the LOC139673869 gene encoding olfactory receptor 6F1-like, producing MFLSQQDGLKFTLGPENETAVTEFILEGFPGLDQRLQLFLSLVLLLMYLTTVLGNATIIFLVCVDHHLQTPMYFFISNLAFLEIWFTSSTSIKLFAILSSDQKTISLSSCFAQSYFYFALGCTEFILLVVLSCDRCVAICQPLHYAALMEPQLCLCLVVAAWAIGFSLQSYRLLFLPELSFCGSNRIPHFLCDNTPWFKLSCSDTSLLWKIDSVISSCVLMGSLCFTLAFYMCILFCILHLPAASERKKACATCSSHLITLSIAYGSCIALYMCPSEDASLKTNKIVTLLNTVLYPFLNPFIYSLRNRAVILALNKFLARTVIKLFP from the coding sequence ATGTTCCTGTCTCAGCAGGATGGATTGAAATTCACCCTGGGcccagaaaatgaaacagcagttACTGAGTTCATCCTAGAGGGTTTCCCAGGGCTTGATCAAAGACTGcagctgtttctctctctgGTCCTTCTGCTCATGTACCTGACAACGGTGCTGGGGAATGCAACCATCATTTTCCTTGTGTGTGTGGATCATCACCTGCAAACCCCCATGTACTTTTTCATCAGCAACTTGGCCTTCCTGGAAATCTGGTTTACATCCTCCACAAGCATCAAATTGTTTGCAATCCTGAGTTCTGATCAGAAAACCATCTCACTGAGCAGCTGCTTTGCCCAATCCTATTTCTACTTTGCCCTGGGCTGCACAGAGTTCATCCTGCTTGTGGTCCTGTCCTGTGACCGCTGTGTTGCCATCTGCCAACCCCTGCACTACGCTGCCCTCATGgagcctcagctctgcctctgcctggtcGTTGCTGCCTGGGCCATCGGCTTCAGCCTCCAGAGCTACCGCCTGCTCTTCCTCCCTGAGCTGTCTTTCTGTGGCTCCAACAGGATCCCCCACTTTCTTTGTGACAACACCCCCTGGTTCAAACTGTCCTGCTCTGACACCAGCCTGCTTTGGAAAATAGACTCTGTTATCTCATCGTGTGTCCTGATGGGTTCCTTGTGCTTCACTCTGGCATTTTACATGTGCATCCTTTTCTGTATTCTGCATCTTCCAGCAGCCTCTGAGAGGAAGAAAGCTTGTGCTACCTGTTCTTCCCATCTCATCACCTTATCCATTGCATATGGGAGCTGTATTGCTCTCTACATGTGTCCTTCAGAAGATGCTTCCTTGAAGACCAACAAAATTGTGACTTTGCTGAACACAGTCCTGTACCCATTCTTAAATCCATTCATATACAGCCTGAGGAACAGGGCTGTGATACTGGCACTGAACAAATTCCTTGCCAGGACAGTAATAAAGCTTTTCCCCTAA